One genomic region from Kineobactrum salinum encodes:
- a CDS encoding hydantoinase B/oxoprolinase family protein produces the protein MNAIPGQNLDIVTAEIIRNRLIAGTNDMATTLVRTAFNPLLYEVQDYGVAIVSPEGLLWAECPACTIFSRTIPSVIRAAVEHRGISGFEPGDILIANDPYLTGTHISDTTVYMPVFHGDALVAFTAVTAHWADIGGKEPGGWCPDSVDVYQEGLCFTNQRLIHAGERNEDLWEMIRNNVRVPEMVTGDLQAQIAACRQGAERIGAVCARYGVGNLQAAMTRAIEATAAAMERELRRVDQGAWGASIALDSDGVNDEGEFIIALEVTIRQGRIHVSFDGTSTAARGPINIPEVGTRGAVATVIKGLLMPDDATNEGHAAQIDFTISPGLLVSPTRPQPVDSYGYAIECITECMFQALGPVFPERVPAGGFQLFGFSLSRADARDGKPFVMMDPMDGGNGAYPDCDGPTMMFVGNGDVPNNPVEITETRYPLRIERLELCADVMGAGRFNGGKGLIKDYRVLERGLSLMFASENVKDPTAKGLEGGLNGKPNSVTVDYGGSNEKTFYRRQNGIGPLAAGTIHRAISGGGGGRGRPETRDPDQVLRDVRNGFIDVRTARDVYRVAIADGRPPAVDIEQTRALRAD, from the coding sequence ATGAACGCTATACCCGGGCAGAATCTGGATATCGTCACCGCCGAAATCATACGCAACCGGCTCATCGCCGGCACCAATGACATGGCCACCACTCTCGTCAGGACGGCCTTCAATCCGTTGCTGTACGAGGTGCAGGACTATGGCGTGGCCATCGTTTCCCCCGAGGGTCTGTTGTGGGCCGAATGCCCCGCGTGCACCATTTTCAGTCGCACCATTCCGAGCGTTATCAGGGCGGCGGTGGAACACCGGGGGATTTCAGGCTTCGAGCCGGGAGACATCCTGATTGCCAACGACCCCTACCTCACCGGCACCCATATTTCTGATACCACGGTGTACATGCCTGTTTTTCATGGCGATGCTCTGGTTGCATTCACCGCCGTCACCGCCCATTGGGCGGATATCGGCGGAAAAGAACCCGGGGGGTGGTGCCCGGACAGCGTTGACGTCTACCAGGAAGGATTGTGTTTCACCAACCAGCGGCTGATACACGCTGGCGAACGCAACGAAGACCTTTGGGAGATGATCCGCAATAACGTGCGGGTACCGGAGATGGTGACAGGTGACCTGCAGGCGCAGATTGCCGCCTGCCGCCAGGGAGCGGAGCGTATCGGCGCGGTCTGCGCCCGCTATGGAGTCGGCAATCTCCAGGCCGCGATGACCCGTGCCATCGAGGCCACCGCCGCCGCCATGGAGCGGGAACTGCGCCGCGTAGACCAGGGCGCTTGGGGCGCGTCCATTGCCTTGGACTCCGACGGGGTCAACGATGAGGGTGAGTTCATTATCGCGCTGGAAGTGACCATACGACAGGGGCGCATCCATGTGTCCTTCGACGGCACAAGTACCGCCGCCAGGGGCCCGATCAACATTCCCGAAGTCGGCACACGGGGCGCGGTCGCAACTGTGATCAAGGGGCTGTTGATGCCCGACGACGCCACCAATGAGGGGCACGCGGCGCAAATCGATTTCACCATCTCCCCCGGATTGCTGGTCAGTCCCACGCGGCCCCAGCCGGTGGACTCCTACGGTTACGCCATCGAGTGCATTACTGAGTGCATGTTCCAGGCCCTGGGCCCGGTATTCCCCGAGCGTGTGCCCGCGGGAGGCTTTCAGCTATTTGGTTTCTCCCTGTCGCGTGCAGACGCGAGAGACGGCAAACCCTTCGTCATGATGGATCCAATGGACGGGGGCAATGGCGCCTACCCGGATTGCGACGGCCCGACCATGATGTTTGTGGGCAACGGCGACGTGCCCAACAACCCGGTGGAGATCACCGAGACCCGCTATCCCCTGCGCATCGAACGCCTGGAACTGTGCGCTGACGTCATGGGCGCCGGCCGCTTCAACGGCGGCAAGGGCCTTATCAAGGACTACCGCGTACTGGAGCGCGGACTCTCGTTGATGTTCGCCTCCGAAAATGTCAAGGACCCAACCGCCAAGGGGCTTGAAGGCGGCCTGAACGGCAAGCCCAACTCGGTGACGGTGGATTACGGCGGCAGCAACGAGAAAACCTTTTACCGACGCCAGAACGGCATCGGCCCCCTTGCCGCCGGCACCATTCATCGCGCGATCTCGGGCGGCGGCGGCGGACGCGGGCGACCCGAGACGCGCGACCCTGACCAGGTGTTGAGGGATGTCCGCAACGGCTTCATCGATGTGCGCACAGCACGGGATGTCTACAGGGTGGCAATTGCCGACGGCAGGCCGCCCGCGGTTGATATCGAGCAGACCCGGGCACTGCGTGCCGATTGA
- a CDS encoding TonB-dependent receptor, giving the protein MKAREDVIRGAFNLRLTPVALALPALLATGSGVWAQDGAATGNRRVLEEIIVSAQKRSQNINDVGIAITAFDSGQVRDLAFMQPQDIATQTTNFSVNTLATNVPNFTIRGVGVNDYAINQATSVGTYVDQVFISSPAMMLFQMFDTQRVEVLKGPQGTLYGRNTTGGAVLYFSNRPTEEFSGEAYVEGGNAGYYLLEAAVSGPLSDTLSARMAVNTTQSDGLQDNIITGETHGGMDRTAWRGLLQWQPRSDLDLMFNVHGGEDNSDLNSFTVPGTGSNDSSTGTIDTLDGVPYRDNESLGVSLTVNWDIGPVTFTSISSYDELDRFEYGDSDGQLRDGRIDQILISDIEQVTQELRLANAGGGDVNWVAGVYYGKDEIDDSTVYEVTGAGFPPAAFGLPAPYALIDTLGNAYQQISETYAAFGQVEWAFTDRWSLTLGLRYTQEDKELQDVTTPWSAEPGSGESGPVVSGLLFPPADYEEDFDAFSGKVALDYRLNDDTLLYASISEGYKSGGFQGTLVFTPAAIIPFDEETVLSYEVGAKLTLLEGRMQINSAAFFYDYENLQAQGTIEGGAAGVENLFALQNIGDAEVLGFEVDVQATPLPRLELALGVGYLDAKITDPFVPEVEEDGRPAVSPEWNLNGRVRYDVITAQDYTLYLQGNFNWQDEQYFDIYETPFLLENAYGVVNASLGVDAVDGTWKATVWGRNLADENYRAGGFTGGVAGDVQIYGQPRTYGVSFNYRF; this is encoded by the coding sequence ATGAAAGCACGGGAAGATGTAATACGGGGAGCTTTCAACCTGCGGTTGACGCCTGTGGCTCTGGCGCTGCCGGCACTGCTCGCAACCGGTTCCGGCGTCTGGGCGCAGGACGGAGCCGCGACCGGCAACCGTCGGGTACTGGAGGAAATTATAGTCAGTGCCCAGAAGCGCTCCCAGAATATCAACGACGTGGGCATCGCCATCACCGCTTTCGATTCCGGCCAGGTCCGGGATCTGGCCTTCATGCAGCCGCAGGATATCGCGACCCAGACCACGAATTTCAGCGTCAACACACTGGCGACCAATGTGCCCAACTTCACCATCCGCGGTGTGGGTGTGAACGATTACGCCATCAATCAGGCCACGTCGGTGGGCACCTATGTCGATCAGGTCTTCATTTCCTCGCCGGCCATGATGTTGTTCCAGATGTTCGACACTCAGCGGGTCGAGGTGCTCAAGGGGCCCCAGGGTACGCTGTACGGACGCAACACCACCGGTGGTGCAGTTCTGTATTTCTCCAACAGGCCCACCGAGGAGTTCAGTGGCGAAGCCTATGTCGAAGGCGGCAATGCCGGGTATTACCTGTTGGAGGCCGCGGTGAGTGGTCCCCTGAGCGACACGTTGTCGGCGCGCATGGCGGTGAATACCACCCAGAGCGATGGCCTGCAGGACAACATTATCACGGGTGAAACCCATGGCGGCATGGACCGTACTGCCTGGCGGGGCCTGCTTCAGTGGCAGCCGCGATCCGACCTGGACCTGATGTTCAACGTCCATGGCGGGGAGGACAATTCCGATCTCAACAGCTTCACCGTGCCCGGCACCGGCAGCAATGACTCTTCCACCGGCACCATCGATACTCTCGACGGCGTGCCTTACCGGGACAACGAGAGCCTGGGTGTGTCGTTGACGGTGAACTGGGACATCGGCCCAGTGACTTTCACGTCGATCAGCAGCTACGACGAACTCGATCGCTTCGAATACGGTGACAGCGACGGCCAGTTAAGGGACGGCAGAATTGACCAGATACTGATCAGCGATATTGAACAGGTCACCCAGGAACTGCGCCTGGCCAACGCCGGGGGAGGCGACGTGAACTGGGTAGCCGGAGTGTACTACGGCAAGGACGAAATCGATGACAGCACGGTATACGAGGTGACTGGCGCGGGCTTTCCGCCCGCGGCCTTCGGCCTGCCCGCGCCCTATGCCCTGATCGATACCCTGGGCAACGCTTACCAGCAGATTTCCGAGACCTATGCCGCCTTCGGGCAGGTGGAATGGGCCTTCACAGACCGCTGGTCGCTTACCCTGGGACTGCGTTACACGCAGGAAGACAAAGAACTCCAGGACGTCACGACGCCCTGGAGCGCGGAGCCTGGTTCAGGTGAAAGCGGCCCGGTGGTCAGTGGCCTGCTGTTTCCACCGGCGGACTACGAGGAGGATTTCGACGCGTTCTCCGGCAAGGTGGCTTTGGACTACCGCCTGAACGACGATACGCTACTGTATGCCAGTATCAGCGAAGGTTACAAATCAGGCGGTTTCCAGGGCACACTCGTGTTCACACCGGCCGCCATCATTCCCTTCGACGAAGAGACAGTGCTGTCCTACGAGGTGGGCGCCAAACTGACCCTCCTCGAGGGCAGAATGCAAATCAATTCCGCGGCGTTTTTCTATGACTACGAAAACCTGCAGGCGCAGGGAACCATCGAGGGCGGTGCCGCTGGCGTGGAGAACCTGTTCGCGCTGCAGAATATCGGCGATGCCGAAGTGCTGGGTTTTGAAGTTGACGTGCAGGCAACACCTCTGCCGAGGCTGGAGTTGGCCCTGGGAGTGGGGTATCTCGATGCGAAAATCACCGACCCCTTCGTGCCGGAAGTCGAGGAAGACGGACGTCCGGCGGTTTCCCCGGAATGGAACCTGAACGGCCGGGTGCGTTATGACGTCATCACAGCACAGGACTACACGCTCTATCTGCAGGGGAACTTCAACTGGCAGGATGAGCAGTATTTCGATATTTATGAAACGCCATTCCTTTTGGAAAACGCCTACGGCGTGGTCAATGCCTCACTGGGAGTGGATGCCGTCGACGGTACCTGGAAAGCCACCGTATGGGGTCGTAATCTCGCCGATGAGAATTACCGTGCCGGTGGATTCACCGGTGGGGTGGCTGGCGATGTACAGATTTACGGGCAGCCGCGCACCTACGGCGTCAGTTTCAATTACCGTTTCTGA
- a CDS encoding hydantoinase/oxoprolinase N-terminal domain-containing protein — MRIGVDVGGTNTDAVLMRGDKVLASCKKPTTSNVSDGIVAAIETVLGTSSVPASDVRAVMIGTTHFTNAFVERRNLLDVGVLRVALPAARGIPPLIDWPEAFLAEIGSHCEMVTGGYHFDGRLNAAMDERAVAAAARTFQDKGIRSVAVTGLFSPVNPSMEERAAEILRQEMGDDVAITLSHEIGRIGLLERENATVMNACLVDMSRQVVASFRHALKTLGITAPFYISQNDGTLMDSGMVERYPVLTFASGPTNSMRGAAYLSGLQEALVADIGGTTTDIGMLCKGFPRESSVTVDIGGVRTNFRMPDILALGLGGGSLVREQGSGITIGPRSVGYQLTQKALVFGGDTLTASDIAVAAGYADFGDATRVRHLSADLIEQSVVEIHRKIAEGIDRMKVSAELVPLVLVGGGSVLVDRDIPGVSEVVTPNHAGVANAIGASIAQVSGEIDRVFSYEELGREAALATATEEAVKRARHGGADPETIKVIDIEELPLAYVPGGAVRLRVKVAGALAFDQEQP, encoded by the coding sequence ATGAGAATCGGAGTCGATGTGGGCGGTACCAATACCGATGCCGTGCTGATGCGCGGCGACAAGGTACTCGCTTCCTGCAAGAAGCCCACCACATCCAACGTCAGCGACGGTATCGTGGCCGCGATCGAGACTGTACTTGGTACCTCGTCCGTGCCCGCCTCTGACGTTCGTGCGGTGATGATCGGTACCACCCATTTTACCAATGCCTTCGTGGAGCGACGCAACCTGCTGGATGTCGGTGTTCTGCGCGTCGCGCTGCCGGCGGCACGGGGTATTCCACCGTTGATCGACTGGCCGGAGGCGTTCCTTGCCGAAATCGGAAGCCACTGTGAAATGGTGACCGGTGGTTATCATTTTGATGGGCGGCTGAATGCGGCAATGGATGAGCGCGCTGTGGCCGCCGCGGCAAGGACCTTCCAGGACAAGGGTATCCGTTCGGTGGCGGTAACCGGCCTGTTCTCACCGGTCAACCCCAGCATGGAGGAGCGTGCCGCGGAAATCCTGCGGCAGGAAATGGGCGACGATGTGGCCATCACCCTGTCACACGAGATTGGCCGCATCGGTCTGCTGGAGCGGGAAAACGCGACGGTGATGAACGCCTGCCTGGTGGATATGTCGCGGCAAGTGGTGGCGTCCTTCCGGCACGCCCTGAAAACCCTTGGCATCACTGCGCCGTTCTATATCAGCCAGAACGATGGCACCCTGATGGACTCCGGCATGGTGGAGCGCTACCCGGTGCTGACCTTTGCCTCCGGTCCCACCAACAGCATGCGCGGGGCGGCTTACCTGTCGGGCCTGCAGGAGGCACTGGTGGCGGATATAGGAGGCACCACCACTGATATTGGCATGCTTTGCAAGGGCTTTCCCCGTGAGTCTTCCGTCACGGTGGATATAGGCGGCGTACGCACCAATTTTCGCATGCCGGATATCCTGGCGTTGGGCCTGGGCGGTGGTTCGCTGGTTCGGGAGCAGGGCAGCGGCATCACGATTGGGCCGCGCTCAGTCGGTTACCAGCTTACGCAGAAAGCCCTCGTATTCGGTGGTGACACGCTCACCGCCAGCGATATCGCCGTGGCGGCGGGTTACGCGGATTTCGGCGACGCTACGCGGGTCAGGCATCTCTCCGCCGATCTCATCGAACAAAGCGTGGTGGAGATCCATCGTAAGATCGCCGAGGGCATCGACCGTATGAAAGTCAGTGCCGAACTCGTGCCGCTGGTGCTGGTGGGGGGCGGCTCGGTACTGGTGGATCGTGATATCCCCGGCGTATCGGAGGTGGTAACCCCGAATCATGCCGGCGTGGCCAATGCTATCGGTGCTTCCATCGCCCAGGTGAGTGGCGAAATTGATCGTGTGTTTTCCTACGAGGAACTGGGGCGTGAGGCTGCCCTGGCGACAGCGACGGAGGAAGCGGTGAAGAGGGCGCGCCACGGCGGCGCGGATCCGGAGACGATCAAGGTAATCGATATTGAGGAGCTGCCCCTGGCATATGTTCCCGGCGGTGCCGTGCGACTTCGGGTAAAAGTCGCCGGCGCATTGGCGTTTGATCAGGAGCAGCCATGA
- a CDS encoding DUF917 domain-containing protein, with the protein MKLSVEDLQDVGRGAAFLGTGGGGDPYIGRMLATHAIREYGMPEIIDVEALDDDAAVYTIAMLGAPTVLAEKAACGDDVDLALSRMEKYTGRKADAIIPIEIGGVNSMLPIMAAARTGLPLVDADGMGRAFPEIQMVSFNIYGVSCTPLVMTDEHLNSLVVETGHAKRAEDLERVASIEMGCSVILSSYPMTGRQVKETAVRQTMTLALEIGRAIRRGRRADNPVGELSRYLATTPYYSHCRVLFDGKVVDLRRETTQGFARGHCTLQALDGGAGEMEVIFQNEHLIAREDGRVRAMVPDLICMVDSDTAEPVPVEALKYGQRLKVMGVSAPPILRTPEALEIIGPQAFGLNETFVPVEEL; encoded by the coding sequence ATGAAACTTTCGGTCGAGGACTTGCAGGATGTGGGGCGCGGTGCGGCCTTTCTCGGTACGGGCGGGGGCGGGGACCCCTACATAGGCCGGATGCTGGCCACCCACGCCATACGAGAATACGGCATGCCCGAGATTATCGATGTCGAGGCGCTGGACGACGATGCCGCGGTCTACACCATAGCCATGCTGGGCGCGCCGACGGTGCTGGCGGAAAAAGCTGCCTGTGGTGACGACGTGGACCTGGCGCTGTCGCGCATGGAGAAATACACTGGCAGGAAAGCCGACGCGATCATCCCTATAGAGATCGGCGGCGTGAATTCCATGCTGCCGATCATGGCCGCGGCCCGCACTGGCCTGCCACTGGTGGATGCCGACGGTATGGGGCGTGCCTTTCCAGAAATACAGATGGTCAGTTTCAACATCTACGGCGTGTCCTGTACGCCGCTGGTGATGACCGATGAACATCTCAATTCGCTGGTAGTGGAAACGGGGCATGCGAAGCGCGCGGAGGATCTGGAGCGGGTGGCCTCCATTGAGATGGGCTGCAGCGTGATTTTGTCTTCCTACCCGATGACCGGCCGGCAGGTGAAGGAAACCGCGGTACGCCAGACCATGACTCTGGCGCTGGAGATAGGCCGGGCCATCCGCCGCGGTCGTCGCGCCGACAACCCCGTGGGCGAGCTGAGCCGCTACCTGGCAACCACGCCCTATTATTCCCACTGCAGGGTGCTGTTCGACGGTAAGGTGGTTGACCTGCGCCGCGAAACTACCCAGGGTTTCGCCCGGGGCCATTGTACGCTGCAGGCTCTGGATGGCGGTGCCGGGGAAATGGAAGTGATTTTCCAGAACGAACACCTGATCGCCCGGGAGGACGGCCGGGTGCGCGCCATGGTGCCGGACCTGATCTGCATGGTGGACAGCGATACTGCGGAACCGGTACCGGTCGAGGCATTGAAGTACGGCCAGCGCCTGAAGGTGATGGGGGTCAGTGCGCCTCCCATTCTACGCACCCCCGAAGCCCTTGAAATCATCGGACCCCAGGCATTCGGCCTGAACGAGACCTTCGTGCCGGTGGAAGAGCTTTGA
- a CDS encoding aspartate/glutamate racemase family protein gives MKTHIHVITPIITEGFRSEEDLRACEGPEITVTQCGIAYGPASIECEFDEALSVPGILEKAIAAEREGAHAVVIDCMGDPGLAACREALSIPVLGPLQVAAHVATMLGHRFTFITVLDRLRAMIDHLVAGYGLTGNYAAFHAVDVPVLDIAHDTRKLGSLLGEKALTAVRDDHAGAVILGCTGFMGLAEVVTQTLREEGLEVPVIDAIPLTIRMADALVRCGLTHSKHIYPAPGKKEIRGYDNLR, from the coding sequence ATGAAAACACATATCCATGTCATTACCCCTATCATCACCGAGGGATTCCGCAGTGAGGAGGATCTGCGCGCCTGCGAAGGGCCCGAGATCACTGTTACCCAATGCGGTATAGCGTACGGTCCGGCCTCCATTGAATGCGAGTTCGACGAGGCATTGAGTGTGCCCGGTATACTGGAGAAGGCCATCGCGGCGGAAAGAGAAGGCGCCCACGCTGTGGTTATCGACTGCATGGGCGACCCTGGCCTTGCCGCTTGTCGCGAGGCATTGAGCATCCCGGTGCTGGGGCCGCTGCAGGTGGCCGCTCACGTGGCGACCATGCTCGGGCACCGCTTCACCTTCATTACGGTACTGGACCGGCTGCGGGCGATGATAGACCACCTGGTGGCAGGTTACGGCCTCACGGGCAATTATGCTGCGTTCCACGCGGTGGATGTGCCCGTGCTGGACATTGCCCACGACACCCGCAAACTGGGCAGTCTTCTGGGCGAAAAAGCCCTGACCGCGGTCCGGGACGATCATGCCGGCGCGGTTATTCTCGGTTGCACCGGGTTTATGGGCCTCGCCGAGGTGGTAACGCAAACGCTGCGTGAAGAGGGGCTGGAAGTACCGGTTATCGACGCCATACCTCTGACCATTCGTATGGCCGACGCGCTGGTGCGCTGTGGCCTGACACACAGCAAGCACATCTATCCCGCGCCGGGGAAGAAGGAGATTCGAGGGTACGACAACCTGCGTTGA
- a CDS encoding LuxR C-terminal-related transcriptional regulator — protein sequence MHIAIATRDDACLKTADLEARAEAIRYGAQQLRFSRVELQELLGANYRQSTIEQIHALTEGWPVVVQMIHSAAGLDHDIDKLLQGLRADHSTVTAYLTEEVISKLSPELQAFLMDIAIVDRIDTSLADHLRKAQNSQTLFSEARALDALLLPVDSVESSYRLHPVFREQLLERLRRTSPERLWTLHAGAAEWFYNKGDLVEAVRHYILAGQPEQALEVVARAGGLFIWPHEGLSRLRIIMELFDEAFILSNPLLSMIQALLHVKKGNVFEARRIFDATVGPLHCDSRPWDGDPDAPLARDRLVMESLLSIYEGREIADNVCDALEECARRLTPEDGSVALGQHCTILCVAYLQRGNFAKARHYAELGLPAFFAGGSLFGALYLYFHLGDISFSEGDGAQAEHYYKAAMELARRHFSDDQDIKLAASIFMTELNFETGNDGTAYRNVANIPIQLERHEAWFDIYAAGYATVAHLEYAQCGLEASLAVVEQAFAYAGRHRLDRLEKLLTGLWTELLIKADQIDTAREVLDASEIDIIHYRDADFTQVAWRERFVVVPAIIRLLVREGRYDEAQDHLVFFTAQAGHAGHRRALLKFEILGAVTGDLAGHEDTVMEHLDNAVALYRDSGFIRDFLNEAPRMTQLVERYIEQMAGASAKHQQRAAAREIVERLKKEEAGVDEVVQLLSDREIEVLQQLSHGYSNKLIGRKMDVSDSTVRFHLRNIFAKLNVKSRLQAVSVAQRRRLI from the coding sequence ATGCATATAGCCATTGCCACCCGCGACGATGCCTGCCTGAAAACCGCTGACCTGGAGGCGCGCGCCGAAGCCATCCGTTACGGTGCGCAGCAGTTGCGTTTCTCCCGTGTGGAGCTGCAGGAATTGCTGGGAGCAAACTACCGCCAGTCGACCATCGAGCAGATCCACGCCCTGACCGAGGGCTGGCCCGTAGTGGTACAGATGATTCACAGCGCAGCGGGGCTCGATCACGACATTGACAAACTGCTGCAGGGGCTGAGGGCGGACCACAGCACAGTCACGGCCTATCTGACGGAGGAAGTGATCAGCAAGCTGAGCCCGGAATTGCAGGCCTTCCTGATGGACATTGCCATCGTAGACCGCATCGACACCTCGCTGGCGGATCACCTGCGCAAGGCACAAAACAGCCAGACGCTGTTCAGCGAAGCGCGGGCGCTGGACGCATTACTGCTACCGGTGGACTCCGTGGAATCGAGCTACCGCCTGCATCCGGTATTCCGTGAACAACTGCTTGAAAGGCTGCGTCGCACTTCTCCGGAAAGGCTCTGGACTCTGCATGCGGGGGCGGCGGAGTGGTTCTACAACAAAGGTGATCTCGTAGAGGCTGTGCGGCACTACATCCTGGCGGGACAGCCCGAACAGGCTCTCGAAGTTGTGGCCCGCGCCGGGGGTCTGTTTATCTGGCCCCACGAGGGACTGAGCCGGCTGCGCATCATCATGGAGCTGTTTGACGAGGCCTTCATCCTGAGCAACCCGCTGCTGTCGATGATCCAGGCTCTGCTTCACGTAAAAAAGGGCAACGTGTTCGAGGCACGCCGGATCTTCGATGCCACCGTCGGGCCGCTGCACTGCGACAGTAGACCCTGGGATGGCGACCCCGACGCGCCGCTGGCCCGTGACAGACTGGTGATGGAGAGTCTGCTGTCGATCTACGAAGGCCGCGAGATCGCCGACAACGTCTGCGACGCACTGGAGGAATGCGCGCGGCGGCTCACCCCGGAAGACGGTTCCGTGGCACTGGGCCAGCACTGCACGATTCTCTGTGTCGCCTACCTGCAGCGCGGAAATTTTGCGAAGGCGCGCCACTACGCGGAACTGGGCCTGCCCGCGTTTTTCGCCGGCGGGTCGCTGTTCGGCGCGCTGTACCTGTATTTTCATCTCGGGGACATCAGTTTCTCCGAGGGCGACGGTGCGCAGGCGGAACACTATTACAAGGCTGCCATGGAGCTGGCGCGACGGCACTTCAGCGACGACCAGGATATTAAACTCGCCGCCTCGATCTTCATGACGGAGCTCAACTTTGAAACCGGTAACGACGGCACCGCCTACCGCAATGTGGCCAACATTCCCATCCAGCTGGAACGCCACGAAGCCTGGTTCGATATCTACGCCGCCGGTTACGCCACCGTCGCCCACCTGGAATACGCGCAGTGCGGCCTGGAGGCGTCGCTGGCGGTGGTGGAGCAGGCCTTCGCCTATGCCGGCAGACACCGGCTCGACCGTCTGGAGAAGCTGCTCACCGGACTGTGGACGGAACTACTGATAAAGGCGGATCAGATTGACACGGCCCGCGAAGTGCTGGATGCATCGGAGATCGACATCATCCACTACCGCGATGCGGATTTCACCCAGGTGGCCTGGCGCGAACGCTTCGTGGTGGTGCCTGCCATCATCCGGCTGCTGGTGCGCGAGGGCCGGTACGACGAGGCGCAGGATCACCTGGTTTTCTTCACCGCCCAGGCCGGGCACGCCGGACACCGGCGGGCGCTGTTGAAGTTTGAAATCCTCGGCGCCGTAACCGGCGATCTTGCCGGTCATGAAGACACTGTTATGGAGCACCTGGACAATGCCGTCGCCCTGTATCGGGATTCCGGATTCATCCGCGATTTTCTCAACGAAGCGCCGCGGATGACACAACTCGTTGAACGCTATATAGAACAGATGGCCGGGGCTTCAGCCAAGCACCAGCAACGCGCTGCGGCGCGGGAGATTGTCGAACGGCTGAAAAAAGAGGAGGCCGGTGTCGATGAAGTGGTACAACTGCTCAGCGACCGCGAAATCGAAGTGCTGCAGCAGCTTTCTCACGGCTACTCCAACAAGCTGATCGGACGCAAGATGGATGTCTCGGACAGCACGGTGCGCTTTCACCTGCGCAATATTTTCGCCAAGCTCAACGTCAAGAGCCGGCTGCAGGCGGTATCCGTGGCCCAGCGGCGCCGGCTGATCTGA
- a CDS encoding cytosine permease has protein sequence MEPVPREKTVHGLRVALVLIGIAITIPAFLTGAELGLSMGLSRAVPVVLAGGAVLCVIGCFVAVIAARTRLTTYAIIEYAFGVMGAKVVNAVIALTVFGWFSVTAAFFGISIQQALRELWDIAFNLDLLIVVGTVLVVATTLFGFRAINRLALVAVPLLFLVLVWLVYLALENTNLAELLQYQETQMPAGRGITAVVGGFIVGAVIMPDFCRHVHNTAHGLLAAVLHFGVAYPLILIMLTLVSVESGQRDFMSMLAALGLGLVGLLVLVFATWTTNTGNLYSNSLVLRTIFPSLSHYWAIIGIGAAGALFAVMGITRYFIDFLVVLGVSIPPVAGIYIADYFVVRRGRYPAAGAPREGAFNWQAFVAWVVATLVGWVAAIDMITITTVPGSDAIVVAFVLYLLMKGTARPDQIGVL, from the coding sequence GTGGAGCCGGTACCGCGCGAGAAGACTGTGCACGGCCTGCGGGTTGCGCTGGTATTGATCGGTATCGCGATTACCATTCCCGCCTTTTTGACCGGTGCCGAGCTCGGCCTGTCCATGGGGCTGAGCAGGGCAGTTCCGGTGGTGCTTGCCGGCGGTGCGGTACTCTGTGTGATCGGCTGTTTCGTAGCGGTCATTGCGGCGCGAACCCGGTTGACCACTTACGCCATCATCGAGTACGCCTTCGGTGTCATGGGGGCGAAAGTGGTGAATGCCGTGATCGCCCTGACCGTGTTTGGTTGGTTCTCGGTTACCGCAGCATTTTTTGGTATATCCATTCAGCAGGCATTGCGGGAATTGTGGGATATCGCCTTCAACCTGGATCTGCTGATTGTCGTGGGTACGGTGCTGGTGGTCGCGACGACCCTGTTCGGATTCCGCGCCATCAACCGGCTCGCGCTGGTGGCGGTGCCCCTGTTGTTCCTCGTGCTGGTCTGGCTGGTTTACCTGGCGCTTGAGAATACGAATCTGGCCGAGTTGTTGCAGTACCAGGAAACACAGATGCCGGCGGGCCGCGGTATTACCGCGGTGGTGGGCGGGTTTATCGTCGGCGCCGTAATAATGCCGGATTTCTGCCGCCACGTGCACAACACAGCCCATGGTTTGCTCGCCGCTGTGCTGCATTTCGGGGTGGCGTATCCGCTGATTCTTATCATGCTGACGCTGGTTTCCGTGGAATCGGGCCAGCGTGACTTCATGAGCATGCTAGCGGCGCTGGGGCTGGGCCTGGTGGGGCTGCTGGTGCTGGTGTTCGCCACCTGGACCACCAACACCGGCAATCTGTACTCCAACTCCCTGGTGCTGAGAACAATATTCCCGTCGCTGTCCCACTACTGGGCCATTATTGGCATCGGCGCCGCCGGCGCGCTGTTCGCGGTGATGGGTATCACCCGCTACTTCATCGACTTCCTGGTCGTGCTGGGGGTATCGATTCCGCCAGTGGCCGGTATCTATATTGCGGATTACTTCGTTGTGCGCCGGGGACGGTATCCCGCGGCGGGAGCGCCCAGGGAGGGTGCGTTCAACTGGCAGGCCTTCGTGGCCTGGGTTGTCGCCACGCTCGTGGGGTGGGTTGCCGCAATCGATATGATCACAATTACCACAGTGCCAGGGAGTGATGCGATTGTGGTGGCGTTTGTGCTTTATCTGTTGATGAAGGGGACGGCGAGGCCGGACCAGATTGGAGTTTTGTAA